The Halarcobacter mediterraneus genomic interval AATTTTTCTGTAATATTTAATTCTAATTTAAAAGCTTACTAAAAAAGTAATTTTATGAAAATTTGGATAATTTTTTAAATTTTATCCTTTTTTCATATATTATGATATACTTCCATTAACAATAGTAAATAATCTAAGTTTTCTTCGTTTTATCTAAATTATAAATAGTTTCTTAATTAACCTAGCATATTCTCATATTAAATTACTAACAATTATAAAAAGGTAATTAATGTCATTTTCACACCTAGGATTAAATCCTAATATTTTAAAAGCAATAAAAGAGCAAGGGTATACAAAACCCACTCCTATTCAAAAGCAAGCAATACCTATAGTATTAGAAAAAAACGATATTTTAGCTGCTGCACAAACAGGTACTGGTAAAACAGCTGCATTTACACTTCCATTATTAGAGATAATGAATCGTAAAAAAACAAAAAATGAGAAAAAACGCTCTATAAAAGCTCTTATTTTAACTCCAACAAGAGAATTAGCTTCTCAAGTTGCAGAAAATATTGATGCATATTGTAAATATCTTCCTTATAAAACAGCAGTAGTTTTTGGTGGAGTTGGAATAAATCCTCAAAAAGCAACTTTAAGAAAAGGTGTTGATATAGTTATAGCAACACCAGGAAGATTATTAGACCATATCTCACAAAAAACAATAGATTTATCAAAAGTAGATTTTTTAGTTCTTGATGAAGCGGATAGAATGCTTGATATGGGGTTTATTCACGATATTAAAAAGATTGTAACATATATCCCTAAACATAGACAAACTCTTTTGTTTTCTGCAACATTTTCAAATGAGATAAAAAAACTATCACAATCATTTTTAGATAATCCAAAACTAATAGAGGTTGCAAGAAGCAATACTTTGACAAAACAAGTTTCCCAAGTGGTTCATTATGTTAAAAAAGATAGAAAAAGAGACCTTTTAGTTTCTTTATTATCATCTCAAAACTGGAATCAAATTCTTGTTTTTACAAGAACAAAACATGGTGCAAATAAGTTATGTGAATTTTTAAATAGTAACAATATAAATTCCCTTGCTATACATGGTGGAAAATCACAAGGTGCAAGAACAACTGCCTTAAAAGATTTTAAACTAAAAAAGACAAGAGTCTTAGTTGCAACGGATATTGCTGCTAGGGGGCTTGATATTGAACAACTTCCCCATGTAATAAATTTTGAATTGCCTAATGTTCCTGAAGATTATGTTCATAGAATTGGAAGAACAGGTAGAGCAGGAAATATTGGAGAAGCTATATCTTTAGTTTGTGATGAAGAGTTT includes:
- a CDS encoding DEAD/DEAH box helicase, with the translated sequence MSFSHLGLNPNILKAIKEQGYTKPTPIQKQAIPIVLEKNDILAAAQTGTGKTAAFTLPLLEIMNRKKTKNEKKRSIKALILTPTRELASQVAENIDAYCKYLPYKTAVVFGGVGINPQKATLRKGVDIVIATPGRLLDHISQKTIDLSKVDFLVLDEADRMLDMGFIHDIKKIVTYIPKHRQTLLFSATFSNEIKKLSQSFLDNPKLIEVARSNTLTKQVSQVVHYVKKDRKRDLLVSLLSSQNWNQILVFTRTKHGANKLCEFLNSNNINSLAIHGGKSQGARTTALKDFKLKKTRVLVATDIAARGLDIEQLPHVINFELPNVPEDYVHRIGRTGRAGNIGEAISLVCDEEFQFLKDIEKLTKTDIPIKTIEGFTVVKLNRVSKKSTLSNSSRRSKTNSRNHKNNDNSRSARRDRSNQERRKQRV